One Panicum virgatum strain AP13 chromosome 9K, P.virgatum_v5, whole genome shotgun sequence genomic region harbors:
- the LOC120649911 gene encoding inositol-tetrakisphosphate 1-kinase 3-like isoform X2, translated as MVSGGCVGAEVEVDPEAAAAAAGVERDEAVAPAPARELVVGYALTSKKAKSFLQPKLRGLARKKGILFVAIDHKRPLSDQGPFDIVLHKLTGKGWQQLLEEYREAHPEVTVLDPPGAIAHLLDRQSMLQEVSELDLTDRYDPLSIPAAVTRAGLSLPLVAKPLVAKSHELSLAYDPTSLTQLEPPLVLQEFVNHGGVMFKVYIVGDAIRVVRRFSLPNVDEGDLSNNAGVFRFPRVSCAAASADDADLDPCVAELPPRPLLEILARELRRRLGLRLFNIDMIREHGTRDRFYVIDMNYFPGYGKMPGYEHVFTDFLLSLSQKEYKRRPSYSSGEW; from the exons ATGGTGTCGGGCGGGTGCGTGggggcggaggtggaggtggacccggaggcggccgcggctgcggcggggGTGGAGAGGGACGAGGCGGTGGCTCCGGCGCCCGCGAGGGAGCTCGTGGTGGGGTACGCGCTCACGTCGAAGAAGGCCAAGAGCTTCCTCCAGCCCAAGCTCCGGGGGCTCGCCAG GAAAAAAGGAATCTTATTTGTCGCTATTGATCACAAACGTCCATTGTCCGATCAAGGTCCATTTGACATTGTTCTTCATAAG TTGACTGGAAAAGGCTGGCAGCAATTGCTGGAG GAATATAGGGAAGCACACCCAGAAGTTACTGTTCTTGATCCACCTGGTGCAATAGCACATTTGCTCGATCGCCAGTCCATGCTTcaagaagtttctgaattggaCCTCACGGATCGCTATG ATCCCTTGTCAATACCAGCTGCAGTTACTAGGGCTGGGCTCTCTCTTCCATTAG TGGCAAAACCCTTGGTGGCAAAATCTCATGAGCTATCTCTTGCTTATGATCCAACTTCATTGACCCAGCTTGAGCCCCCCTTGGTTCTTCAGGAGTTTGTTAACCATG GTGGCGTCATGTTTAAGGTCTACATTGTAGGGGATGCAATAAGGGTTGTGCGTCGGTTTTCACTTCCTAATGTTGATGAAGGTGATCTATCGAATAATGCTGGGGTGTTTCGCTTTCCAAGGGTCTCTTGTGCTGCAGCCAGTGCAGATGATGCTGATCTTGACCCTTGTGTTGCTG AACTTCCTCCGAGACCATTGCTTGAGATATTGGCACGAGAGCTGCGCCGACGACTG GGTCTTAGATTGTTCAACATTGACATGATCAGAGAGCATGGAACAAGAGATCGGTTTTATGTTATAGACATGAACTATTTCCCTG GGTATGGCAAAATGCCCGGGTACGAGCATGTGTTCACCGACTTTCTGCTTAGTCTTTCCCAGAAAGAGTACAAACGTCGACCAAGCTATAGCTCAGGTGAATGGTGA
- the LOC120649910 gene encoding CSC1-like protein RXW8 — protein MEFSALLTSAGINIAVCVLFLSLYSVLRKQPHNFSVYFGRRLAEEKFQKQDDYFSFERLLPTAGWIVKAYWCTEEEIRQVAGLDSVVFLRLFIFSIRIFSITSLVCVFGVLPVNYHGKEMTHDHIPTEPLNVFTIANIIEESQKLWVHCIALYIITISACILLFHEYKYISRKRLAHITGSSPNPGHFTVLVRSIPKSDNELLDDTIRNFFVNYHGSSYLSHQMILRKGHFQRFVDRAERAYRKFVRVRLSESERNGRSSMSRCGVCGVRASSFQLYRNKFLEAKKADLTNPEVVDAQKNCPGALVFFKTRYAAVVASRVLQSSNPMLWVTDLAPEPRDVYWSNLWVPYKQIWLRKLATLAASVVFMFVFIIPVAFVQSMMQLEQLKKMFPNLRGLLNKSFFARVVTGYLPSVVLLLSLYTVPPLMMLFSSIEGSISRSGRKRSACLKILFFTVWNVFFVNVLSGSVLNQLNVFTRPKDMPTMLAELVPKQATFFITYVLTSGWASLCSEILQVYNLVYNFFSKCIFCCHQNTEYVYSFPYHTEVPKVLLFILLGFTFAIMAPLILPFLLVYFCLGYLVYRNQILNVYYPKYEMGGKLWPIMHNTIVFSLVLMQVIALGVFTIKHSPVATGFTILLLVATVLFNEYCRHRFSRIFEAYSAQDVIELDRDDEQSGRMQEIHQHLQDAYSQTPPGAAGSSRSGGQVPIELILEDPAQEASESSQELCDTVQEVSEAHEHSIEEAAGKAHCV, from the exons ATGGAATTTTCTGCCCTTTTGACTTCGGCGGGGATAAATATCGCTGTCTGCGTGCTGTTCTTGTCCCTCTATTCTGTCCTGAGGAAGCAACCTCACAACTTCAGCGTATACTTTGGGAGGCGTCTCGCTGAAGAAAAGTTCCAGAAGCAGGACGATTACTTCTCATTCGAAAGGTTACTGCCTACTGCTGGTTGGATTGTAAAGGCATACTGGTGTACCGAAGAAGAGATTCGCCAAGTTGCTGGTTTGGACTCTGTTGTGTTCCTCCGACTCTTCATTTTCAG CATTCGGATCTTCTCAATTACTTCTCTTGTATGTGTATTCGGAGTGCTCCCTGTTAATTATCATGGGAAAGAGATGACTCACGATCATATTCCGACAGAGCCACTGAATGTTTTTACTATAGCCAATATCATAGAAGAATCTCAAAA GCTTTGGGTGCATTGCATCGCTTTATACATAATCACAATCTCGGCTTGTATTCTTCTTTTCCAT GAGTACAAGTATATTTCGAGGAAGAGATTAGCACATATAACTGGATCATCGCCGAATCCTGGCCATTTCACTGTGCTTGTCCGTTCAATTCCAAAGTCAGACAATGAGCTGCTTGACGATACAATTAGAAATTTCTTTGTTAACTATCATGGATCAAGTTATTTGTCACATCAAATGATCCTTCGGAAAGGACATTTTCAGAGATTTGTG GATAGAGCAGAGAGGGCTTATAGGAAATTTGTGAGGGTGAGACTTTCTGAATCTGAGCGGAATGGAAGATCCAGCATGTCCAGATGTGGTGTTTGTGGAGTAAGAGCTTCTTCATTTCAACTTTACCGCAATAAGTTCCTTGAGGCCAAGAAGGCAGACCTCACGAATCCGGAAGTAGTGGATGCTCAAAAG AACTGCCCAGGTGCCTTAGTATTCTTCAAGACTCGCTATGCAGCTGTCGTCGCTTCTCGAGTACTTCAATCATCAAATCCTATGTTATGGGTAACAGATTTGGCCCCTGAGCCACGCGATGTATATTGGTCAAATCTTTGGGTCCCCTACAAACAGATCTGGCTCCGGAAATTAGCGACACTTGCAGCAAGTGTTGTTTTCATGTTCGTGTTCATTATCCCTGTCGCATTTGTCCAAAGCATGATGCAACTCGAGCAGCTCAAAAAGATGTTCCCAAACTTGAGAGGTCTCCTAAATAA GTCCTTCTTCGCCAGAGTTGTAACGGGATACCTTCCTAGCGTTGTCCTGCTGCTCTCcttgtacaccgtccctccacTGATGATGCTCTTCTCTTCGATCGAAGGGTCGATCTCTCGCAGCGGAAGGAAGAGGAGCGCTTGCTTAAAGATTCTGTTCTTTACCGTCTGGAATGTCTTCTTTGTTAATGTCCTGTCAGGATCCGTACTCAATCAGCTCAACGTCTTCACCAGACCAAAGGATATGCCAACTATGCTAGCTGAACTGGTGCCAAAGCAG GCAACCTTTTTCATCACGTACGTCCtcacctcaggctgggcaagccTGTGCTCGGAGATATTGCAAGTGTACAACCTGGTGTATAACTTCTTCAGCAAATGCATCTTCTGCTGCCACCAGAACACGGAGTATGTCTACTCTTTCCCGTACCACACTGAAGTGCCCAAGGTCCTCCTGTTCATCCTGCTTGGCTTCACGTTTGCGATCATGGCGCCCCTCATCCTGCCCTTCTTGCTCGTCTACTTCTGCCTCGGCTACTTGGTGTATCGGAATCAG ATCCTGAACGTGTACTACCCGAAGTACGAGATGGGAGGGAAGCTGTGGCCCATCATGCACAACACCATCGTGTTCTCGCTGGTCCTGATGCAGGTGATCGCGCTAGGCGTGTTCACCATCAAGCACTCCCCGGTGGCGACGGGCTTCACCATCCTGCTCCTCGTCGCCACGGTCCTCTTCAACGAGTActgccgccaccgcttctcccGCATCTTCGAGGCCTACTCCGCCCAG GACGTGATCGAGCTGGACAGGGACGACGAGCAGTCGGGGCGGATGCAGGAGATCCACCAGCACCTGCAGGACGCGTACAGCCAGAcgccgccgggggcggcgggctCCTCCCGGAGCGGCGGGCAGGTGCCGATCGAGCTCATCCTGGAGGACCCCGCGCAGGAGGCGTCCGAGTCGAGCcaggagctctgcgacaccgtgCAGGAGGTGTCCGAGGCCCACGAGCACAGCATCGAGGAGGCAGCAGGCAAGGCGCACTGCGTGTAG
- the LOC120649911 gene encoding inositol-tetrakisphosphate 1-kinase 3-like isoform X1 codes for MVSGGCVGAEVEVDPEAAAAAAGVERDEAVAPAPARELVVGYALTSKKAKSFLQPKLRGLARKKGILFVAIDHKRPLSDQGPFDIVLHKLTGKGWQQLLEEYREAHPEVTVLDPPGAIAHLLDRQSMLQEVSELDLTDRYGKVRVPKQLFVNTDPLSIPAAVTRAGLSLPLVAKPLVAKSHELSLAYDPTSLTQLEPPLVLQEFVNHGGVMFKVYIVGDAIRVVRRFSLPNVDEGDLSNNAGVFRFPRVSCAAASADDADLDPCVAELPPRPLLEILARELRRRLGLRLFNIDMIREHGTRDRFYVIDMNYFPGYGKMPGYEHVFTDFLLSLSQKEYKRRPSYSSGEW; via the exons ATGGTGTCGGGCGGGTGCGTGggggcggaggtggaggtggacccggaggcggccgcggctgcggcggggGTGGAGAGGGACGAGGCGGTGGCTCCGGCGCCCGCGAGGGAGCTCGTGGTGGGGTACGCGCTCACGTCGAAGAAGGCCAAGAGCTTCCTCCAGCCCAAGCTCCGGGGGCTCGCCAG GAAAAAAGGAATCTTATTTGTCGCTATTGATCACAAACGTCCATTGTCCGATCAAGGTCCATTTGACATTGTTCTTCATAAG TTGACTGGAAAAGGCTGGCAGCAATTGCTGGAG GAATATAGGGAAGCACACCCAGAAGTTACTGTTCTTGATCCACCTGGTGCAATAGCACATTTGCTCGATCGCCAGTCCATGCTTcaagaagtttctgaattggaCCTCACGGATCGCTATG GTAAAGTACGTGTTCCTAAGCAGCTATTTGTTAATACAGATCCCTTGTCAATACCAGCTGCAGTTACTAGGGCTGGGCTCTCTCTTCCATTAG TGGCAAAACCCTTGGTGGCAAAATCTCATGAGCTATCTCTTGCTTATGATCCAACTTCATTGACCCAGCTTGAGCCCCCCTTGGTTCTTCAGGAGTTTGTTAACCATG GTGGCGTCATGTTTAAGGTCTACATTGTAGGGGATGCAATAAGGGTTGTGCGTCGGTTTTCACTTCCTAATGTTGATGAAGGTGATCTATCGAATAATGCTGGGGTGTTTCGCTTTCCAAGGGTCTCTTGTGCTGCAGCCAGTGCAGATGATGCTGATCTTGACCCTTGTGTTGCTG AACTTCCTCCGAGACCATTGCTTGAGATATTGGCACGAGAGCTGCGCCGACGACTG GGTCTTAGATTGTTCAACATTGACATGATCAGAGAGCATGGAACAAGAGATCGGTTTTATGTTATAGACATGAACTATTTCCCTG GGTATGGCAAAATGCCCGGGTACGAGCATGTGTTCACCGACTTTCTGCTTAGTCTTTCCCAGAAAGAGTACAAACGTCGACCAAGCTATAGCTCAGGTGAATGGTGA